A single Hippocampus zosterae strain Florida chromosome 19, ASM2543408v3, whole genome shotgun sequence DNA region contains:
- the LOC127592644 gene encoding LOW QUALITY PROTEIN: DBH-like monooxygenase protein 2 homolog (The sequence of the model RefSeq protein was modified relative to this genomic sequence to represent the inferred CDS: inserted 1 base in 1 codon), producing MIDDGWDDGEGVGQGCSLRSWEGTYHVGSSSTAGVSKGQEGILXAQSKALGSQRYIMLALLPLLCLIRTEAAQASDPSLPFMDYLDNDHLVCLKWGFDDQQGNITFKFVVNTTGWIGFGLSPNGDMIGADLVMGGVGPDGNYFKDYYSTENNYPIEDHQQSYTLLALNESDGQTLMTFSRALQTCDHQDLPITAQPMKLIYAYGLTDEIGFHATLVGSKELNLLNYVTRSTAAKGNYINATMDNITIPPQDTYYHCRVMKFPTFITKHHIIQFEPVIENRDLVHHMLLYSCPSSVTTPYDGECYQGHPGDLCYGIVGAWAVGSQIFELPENTGIPIGGGDNVAFYRLEIHYSNLNNVSGRIDSSGLKLHYTDQLRPHDVGILSTGVSPSRHIDYDIPPRATKFRTYGVCNTSLFSQIVNPVPDLQVFAVMMHTHTAGREIRVGHFRNGEQLGFLAMNLNYDFNLQEITRLGSIKTIKPGDDIVVECSYSTSDRTGVTQMGLATTDEMCLAFLLFYPKIKIVACFSQPNMSNLNHQFPLGGSLSNQEEIVEYENVVKNLSQIQTLFTNDSQFHVNPYGHVKDMMEPRTYHCEHTGNGSSKCTSGIWNQVSVLVLLAWMASS from the exons ATGATAGATGATGGTTGGGATGATGGTGAGGGAGTTGGCCAAGGGTGTAGTTTACGGTCTTGGGAGGGGACGTATCACGTGGGTTCATCTAGCACTGCAGGTGTGTCAAAAGGCCAGGAGGGTATTT GGGCTCAGTCCAAAGCACTCGGGTCTCAGCGGTACATCATGCTCGCTCTCCTTCCTCTCCTGTGTCTGATCCGGACCGAAGCAGCACAAGCGTCGGATCCGAGCCTGCCTTTCATGGACTACCTGGACAATGACCACCTGGTCTGCCTCAAGTGGGGATTCGATGACCAGCAGGGGAACATCACGTTCAAATTCGTCGTCAACACCACCGGCTGGATCGGCTTCGGCCTGAGTCCCAACGGAGACATGATAGGGGCTGATCTCGTCATGGGGGGAGTCGGTCCCGACGGAAACTACTTTAAA GATTATTATTCCACAGAAAACAACTACCCCATCGAGGACCACCAGCAGAGCTACACTCTGCTGGCCCTCAATGAGAGCGACGGGCAAACTCTCATGACCTTTTCCAGGGCCTTGCAAACTTGTGACCACCAAGATCTCCCCATCACC gCCCAACCCATGAAGCTGATTTATGCTTACGGATTGACGGATGAGATTGGGTTCCATGCAACTCTGGTCGGTTCCAAAGAACTCAACCTACTGAATTATGTCACCAGGTCTACTGCGGCAAAAGGAAACTACATCAATGCTACAATGGATAAC atcacCATTCCTCCGCAGGACACTTATTACCACTGCAGGGTCATGAAGTTTCCAACTTTCATCACCAAGCATCACATAATTCAG tttgAGCCGGTGATTGAGAACCGTGATCTGGTCCACCACATGCTGCTCTACAGCTGTCCGTCATCCGTGACGACCCCTTATGACGGCGAGTGCTACCAGGGCCACCCGGGGGACCTCTGCTATGGCATTGTTGGCGCTTGGGCTGTGGGAAGCCAG ATCTTTGAGTTGCCGGAAAACACCGGCATTCCCATCGGAGGTGGGGACAACGTTGCATTTTACAGGCTGGAGATCCATTATAGCAACCTAAACAACGTATCAG GCAGGATTGACAGCTCAGGTCTAAAGCTGCACTACACAGACCAACTGCGGCCGCATGATGTCGGAATCCTATCCACGGGCGTGTCACCGTCTCGTCATATCGACTACGACATTCCTCCTCGAGCGACTAAATTCCGCACCTATGGCGTGTGTAACACCAGTCTCTTTTCTCAG ATCGTCAATCCTGTGCCGGACTTGCAAGTTTTTGCTGTGATGATGCACACTCATACAGCTGGGAGAGAGATCCGAGTGGGACATTTCAG AAATGGAGAGCAATTAGGATTTCTCGCCATGAATCTGAACTATGACTTCAACCTGCAAGAGATTACCAGATTGGGAAGCATCAAGACCATCAAGCCG GGAGATGATATTGTGGTGGAGTGCTCCTACAGTACTTCGGATAGGACTGGGGTTACGCAG ATGGGTTTGGCGACCACAGATGAGATGTGCCTGGCCTTCCTGCTGTTCTACCCCAAAATCAAGATTGTAGCATGTTTCAGCCAGCCCAATATGTCAAACCTGAACCACCA GTTCCCTCTGGGAGGCTCTCTTTCAAACCAAGAGGAAATTGTAGAGTATGAGAACGTGGTGAAGAACTTGTCGCAAATTCAGACTTTATTCACGAATGAT
- the LOC127592698 gene encoding LOW QUALITY PROTEIN: potassium channel subfamily K member 2-like (The sequence of the model RefSeq protein was modified relative to this genomic sequence to represent the inferred CDS: substituted 1 base at 1 genomic stop codon), producing MMSHMLLHHPCRSLSFPCMGLHQHIVDPTVQHTRTHSQRTPALNADDKKSSSIRSNGLPRHLDGFDGGHFPPSRGTSACLAGVEHHVLPAFVSRPETTRRRSHVERAHVRHAWQKSSTTPVRKRRSRRRTRRXGEGWGGGNRGTLSKIRSVEEGTKKRGDGRRMAAPDLLDPKSAAHNSKPRLSFSAKPVVLPCDEEDECGGARATVMRWKTVSAIFFLVVLYLVIGATVFRKLEQPHESSQKMAILAEKLEFLAVHGCVNSSELEDLVKQVVSAVRAGVNPSGNSSNQTSLWDLSSSFFFAGTVITTIGFGNTSPHTEGGRIFCIIYALMGIPLFGFLLAGVGDQLGTIFGKGIARVEKMIVKWKVSQTKIRIISTLLFILFGCLIFVALPAVIFKHIEGWSTLESIYFVVITLTTIGFGDFVAGEKGGSESPEYLKYYKPVVWFWILVGLAYFAAVLSMIGDWFRVISKKTKEEVGEFRAHAAEWTANVSAEFKETRRRLSVDIYDRFQRAASIKRKLSSELGINASMNQEMTPGKRTLSANLGEDREAYANLALSLSPGSLTRNGSLFLNGLSPDFAHRLEVAVVENPK from the exons atgatgagccacatgctgcttcaccacccATGTCGTAGCCTGTCATTTCCATGTATGGGACTGCACCAGCACATCGTCGACCCGACCGTGCAG cacacacgcacgcacagtcAGCGTACTCCAGCGTTGAACGCAGACGACAAAAAGTCCTCCAGCATCAGATCCAACGGGCTTCCCCGACACCTGGATGGATTTGACGGAGGACATTTCCCGCCCTCCCGCGGCACTTCGGCGTGTCTAGCAGGTGTGGAACATCATGTCCTACCCGCATTTGTCTCTCGGCCGGAGACGACACGCCGGAGGAGCCATGTGGAGCGCGCCCACGTCCGTCACGCCTGGCAAAAATCATCAACAACTccagtgaggaagaggaggagcaggaggaggacgaggagatagggggaggggtgggggggggggaaccgagGCACTTTGTCAAAGATAAGATCTGTCGAGGAGGGAACCAAGAAGAGAGGAGATGGTCGAAGAA TGGCCGCACCTGATCTCCTTGACCCCAAGTCTGCCGCCCACAATTCCAAGCCCCGCCTGTCGTTCTCGGCCAAGCCGGTGGTGCTGCCGTGCGACGAGGAGGACGAGTGCGGCGGCGCCCGCGCCACCGTCATGCGTTGGAAGACCGTGTCCGCCATCTTCTTCCTGGTGGTGCTCTACCTGGTGATCGGCGCCACCGTGTTCCGCAAATTGGAGCAGCCGCACGAGAGCTCCCAGAAGATGGCCATCTTGGCCGAGAAGCTCGAGTTCTTGGCCGTGCATGGCTGCGTCAACTCCTCTGAGCTGGAGGATCTGGTCAAG CAAGTGGTTTCCGCCGTCCGAGCAGGTGTGAATCCCTCGGGAAACTCCTCCAACCAGACGAGCCTTTGGGACCTCAGCTCCTCGTTCTTCTTTGCCGGCACTGTCATCACCACTATCG GGTTCGGCAACACCTCCCCTCACACGGAAGGCGGGCGGATATTCTGCATTATCTACGCTCTGATGGGGATCCCCCTCTTTGGTTTCCTGTTGGCGGGCGTGGGCGACCAGCTGGGCACCATTTTTGGCAAGGGGATCGCCAGAGTGGAAAAGATGATAGTG AAGTGGAAAGTCAGTCAGACCAAGATCCGCATCATCTCCACCTTGCTGTTCATCCTGTTCGGCTGCCTCATCTTCGTAGCGCTGCCGGCCGTCATCTTCAAGCACATCGAGGGCTGGAGCACGCTGGAGTCCATCTACTTCGTGGTCATCACGCTCACTACCATCGGATTTGGAGATTTCGTCGCCGGGGAAAAAG gaggaTCCGAGAGCCCGGAGTACCTCAAGTACTACAAGCCGGTGGTGTGGTTCTGGATCCTGGTGGGTCTGGCCTACTTTGCCGCCGTGCTCAGCATGATCGGGGACTGGTTCCGTGTCATCTCCAAGAAAACCAAGGAAGAG GTGGGCGAGTTCCGGGCTCACGCCGCCGAGTGGACGGCCAACGTGTCGGCCGAGTTCAAAGAAACCCGACGGCGGCTGAGCGTGGACATTTATGACCGCTTTCAGCGCGCCGCGTCCATCAAGCGCAAACTGTCCTCGGAGCTGGGCATCAATGCCTCCATGAACCAGGAAATGACGCCGGGCAAACGAACGCTGTCGGCCAACCTCGGCGAGGACCGCGAGGCGTACGCCAACTTGGCTCTCTCCCTCTCGCCGGGGTCCCTGACCAGAAATGGCAGCCTCTTCCTTAACGGCCTCAGCCCAGACTTTGCCCACCGGCTGGAGGTTGCTGTTGTTGAAAATCCCAAATGA